Proteins encoded in a region of the Haloglomus salinum genome:
- a CDS encoding DUF3179 domain-containing protein, giving the protein MERPVTRRTVLGSLGATVLAGCTDSGTGGRDPVDGGSAGRSRGSAVTDGAGPPTTAERLPLPMDPSSVRSEAVSGGPPKDGIPSIDDPKFVSADDAPWLDQGDPVFGLATDGGAKAYPQSILVRHEVCNDVVDGQPVSVTYCPLTGTAMGFERGETTFGVSGRLVNNNLIMYDRGTETWWPQVLATAIPGPWNDSPAMRSLREFRLVWTTWKRWSNRHPGTEVLSRDTGFAKNYNQDPYGSYNPRQGYYSPGSPPMFTSFSDDDRLTPKTVVLGTRTPDGAAAFEKDALRERGLVDGELGEMAVLAVHEPDLDTGYVYRNPEGRRFDYRDGQVIDDSGTAHPPEELPLDRTLAFDAMWFAWSGFYPETTLYV; this is encoded by the coding sequence ATGGAACGGCCGGTCACACGGAGGACCGTCCTCGGGTCCCTCGGCGCTACGGTGCTGGCCGGGTGTACGGATTCGGGGACGGGCGGCAGGGACCCGGTCGACGGAGGGTCGGCTGGGCGCTCCCGGGGCAGCGCGGTAACGGACGGGGCCGGCCCGCCGACGACGGCCGAGCGACTCCCGCTCCCGATGGACCCGTCCTCGGTCCGGTCAGAGGCGGTCTCCGGAGGGCCGCCCAAAGACGGCATCCCGTCCATCGACGACCCGAAGTTCGTCTCCGCGGACGATGCCCCCTGGCTCGACCAGGGGGACCCGGTGTTCGGACTCGCCACGGACGGTGGGGCGAAGGCGTACCCGCAGTCGATTCTCGTCCGCCACGAGGTCTGCAACGATGTCGTCGATGGGCAGCCGGTGAGCGTCACCTACTGCCCGCTGACCGGCACGGCGATGGGATTCGAACGTGGGGAGACGACGTTCGGGGTGTCCGGGCGGCTGGTGAACAACAACCTCATCATGTACGATCGGGGGACCGAGACGTGGTGGCCACAGGTGCTCGCCACCGCGATTCCCGGGCCGTGGAACGACTCCCCCGCGATGCGGTCACTCCGGGAGTTCCGCCTCGTCTGGACGACCTGGAAGCGGTGGTCGAACCGGCATCCGGGAACCGAGGTCCTCTCGCGGGACACCGGGTTCGCGAAGAACTACAACCAGGACCCGTACGGCTCGTACAATCCGCGACAGGGGTACTACTCGCCCGGGAGTCCTCCGATGTTCACCTCCTTCTCGGACGACGACCGGCTCACCCCGAAGACCGTGGTCCTCGGTACCCGCACGCCGGACGGGGCGGCCGCCTTCGAGAAGGACGCGCTGCGGGAACGCGGACTCGTCGACGGCGAACTGGGCGAGATGGCCGTCCTCGCGGTGCACGAGCCCGACCTCGACACGGGGTACGTCTACCGGAACCCGGAGGGTCGTCGTTTCGACTACCGCGATGGACAGGTCATCGACGATTCCGGGACTGCTCATCCGCCCGAGGAACTCCCGCTGGACCGAACACTGGCGTTCGACGCGATGTGGTTCGCGTGGAGCGGCTTCTACCCCGAGACGACGCTGTATGTCTGA